A segment of the Branchiostoma floridae strain S238N-H82 chromosome 10, Bfl_VNyyK, whole genome shotgun sequence genome:
GGACTCCGTTACAGAGCACGGGATATAAAACTCACAAGCTGTGAGATGAAGTCCCAGGAAGGACCGACCAGAAAGAAGCAGGAGAGAGACAGGGTTATGTCATATGGGCAgccccagggttgtagccagcctgaaataattttcagtcccctttgattttgaatgggaatcctatcgagcaccgaaggcatggtgTGACGTTTCGCGCCATTTCTagagaaaatttttaaatcaagaccctctgaaacactatttcctgcattttgaggtgcaaattttgcttgtagactaagctgttcaatggcatctgttttggtgaagaagaacacatgggtttcagttttttttacatctttacatatcaatttttgtctgtcccaggggacggaatggggaaaacttttttcagtccccagctgcaaaattcctttaaaggactgaaggacaggtgctggctacaaccctgggtagCCCTAATGGCTGCCTGACACATCAAGGTACTAAGACGTTAAAGCTAGAGGGATACTGTCGTCGAAGGACAGACAGAGGAGCAGAATTCCTCCGTATCCATGACACGGCAGCAGAGCAGGTAACACAACTGGAAGCGACCCTTCGACTCCAACTTACCACGATCCTCAGACATGAGCCGCAAGATACAGAAAGGTAATAGAATACTATCTGCTTCCAGTCACTCTTATAGATATTTCCGTTAAATTGGACCTTGCATTGCTCAACCACATCTTCTTCAATTTTCTTAAAACATACATTGGCGTGTTGTACTTACACTGCGGGTGCATCAGATGCATTTTCTTTCCGGCAGGCCAGCAGTGTCCACACCATCCCCCACATCGGGCAGAGGCAACCTGAATAAAGTCGGATGTTGTGGTAAAACTTGTTATCATATCAAAGATTCCACCGACGAGATTTCAAAACTGATGATGCGAAAGTCGAATTTTACTAACTATTGTCTTGATCTATGCCACAATAATCATACTGCGGCTATGTTGTTACTTTCCAGACACGTTCACGAATGTCTAAACGTCAACAATGCTTGCTCATTCACTACAAGCTTAGGCCAGTGCCTTGGAATGATGGAACCCACACCCAACTCCGTAAGGTTTTGTGATATTGTGCATTTTTCAGGGATTACTTGTTACGCATCACAGGCCTCCTGATGTCCACAAAAAGTCTTATTGGTTTGCTTCGGGATAATTTGCATGCCTGAAAACTGCAATCTATGGCATCAGAGTCTAGATACCAATGTACAGCTTATGTACTAAGCGAAGACTATGTTTTCTTGTCAATGCGATGTAAATGAAGCCGGAAAATCAGCTAAAACGTTTATATGAATGACGgaaaaaagcaacattttttccAAGATTATTTTGAGCAACCTTGGATATGTTAAGACCCCTTGCTAGTTGTTAGAGATATACCGTTGATCCAGCACGAAGTTATCTTTTTTGCTGAAAGTTTGTGTGGCGTGACTTATTACCGAGCAATATGATATAAGTCACAGACAAATTTCAAACCTTCCTATCCTTGGAGATGGACATGTCGTGGATGGTCAGAGACTCCGGCCAGCGCTCCTCCATGACCCAGTGGACATCAGGTGCCAGCACGAGTTCCGTCCCAGTCAGATCCACCTTGAACGTGCCTTTAGCGCATCCCTGTTTCCACGAGTAACAGTCGCCAGCGTGCCCGTAGTCTACTTTGTTGGGCCCTGTGGTCAATAGAACAGTGAGTCATTAGACATTCTAGATCACCAGATATTTTCCTCCCTCGGCAAAAGTTGAACAAGTCTTCTACACTTGAAATGTTTGAGCGACaaaattagtattttagtgGCAAGACACCTTCCTGCACGATTGACTAGATGTAATGCTGCAGAAAGTTTGTCTTTTTGACTTGATGTATGGAGGTATTATCCATAGCAACCGGTAGATCTTGAACATTCAACACTACATACTGGTTACATTGCAGCTCGACAGACAAAAGCTATGTCTTTATTGTAACGTAGCCACATGTTGACTTACCATTCGTTCTGGCAAAGGTGTAGTCATCTCGGATAACCTCGACCCTGGAATTCTCAAACTTGATTCTGAGCTTGCTGAACTTCGTGGTCCCGGCACGGGAGGCATACGGGTCCTGTAGACAATGATCACAAAAAGCGGTTTCACATTATGATcgattaaaaaaacatgagatTTATTGAAGTGTTCGTTACACAGATATGGTCTAAGGTACGATTTAGTAATCTGGCAACTGCATAGTATCAGCGGTGTATAGCTTTTAACTTTGATAGTTTTACTCACCTGTAATGCGCCTGTACATCGCCAGCCGTCAGCCAGTCGATTAGCAAAGACAATAGCGTAGTTCTGATCAGGACCGGATGGTAGAGTCAGGAACTCTTTCGGGCTCCCTGATGCCATGTCGTGGCAATAGACGCGGAGGGATACGTCCTTGTTTGTTGGGAAAGGGTAGAGTGTGTACTCTGCATCCTCGTACTTTGGATTTAAAGACTTCTTTTCAGAGCACGATGCTGCCTTCTTGCCTAGAATGATTGATTCATGTTTTCATAAGATTTCGCATCTGTCGACAGTTAAATTCTTCTTATCCAATGAAAATACCCATCAATACCTGTCACaattttatgaaataatgaatgaagaagacATTCATTGCACTTTTCTGCTctcacaagctaagtacaggtggGGGTGATAAAATTCTAAGTAGTTCTAAATAAtctaagtactagtactagtgaaGTAAGAGCACGTTTTCTTACCACTACAAAGTCTAATGTATGCTAGTTTGTACAGGTTCGACTTCTTACCTCTTCTTAAGGAAATATTTCCCTTTGACAAAGAGGAAGGGTATTTGACACACAGCTTTTAGGTGGTCAAAACTAGAAAGGGGNNNNNNNNNNNNNNNNNNNNNNNNNNNNNNNNNNNNNNNNNNNNNNNNNNNNNNNNNNNNNNNNNNNNNNNNNNNNNNNNNNNNNNNNNNNNNNNNNNNNCGAAAATCACAAACGTAACTTGACCTTGCCATGGTTGAGGTCACGTATTGTTGCCGAACTACCATATATAGCGTATTCC
Coding sequences within it:
- the LOC118424988 gene encoding A disintegrin and metalloproteinase with thrombospondin motifs 9-like translates to MASGSPKEFLTLPSGPDQNYAIVFANRLADGWRCTGALQDPYASRAGTTKFSKLRIKFENSRVEVIRDDYTFARTNGPNKVDYGHAGDCYSWKQGCAKGTFKVDLTGTELVLAPDVHWVMEERWPESLTIHDMSISKDRKVASARCGGWCGHCWPAGKKMHLMHPQCHKAASCSEVKSLNPEADDGEYTLYPFATEKDVSLRVYCHDMASGSPKEFLTLPSGPDENYAIVFADRMADGGRCTGALQVNGTFDRNSKLLSINLQVELYVRICP